A stretch of Trichomycterus rosablanca isolate fTriRos1 chromosome 8, fTriRos1.hap1, whole genome shotgun sequence DNA encodes these proteins:
- the ccdc135 gene encoding dynein regulatory complex subunit 7, producing the protein MEVIQEVKSETEEAEQERGDMDEDKDEGEEDEALRDLRELEQTLSGMHIDPSAPHMLEHKREVDVSEWPASYRGNSTQEKLLIAMAENFRCQYAHLYPDRKQLLLCPVNECGVQKFVSTTVRPTLLPYAEFYHWQGCASFVSDFLSLMRLDPPFDPPKQLRSPTCVLRTQRGTCFDSSTLLCSLLLGAGYNAYCVSGYAIKEMCLLQHDRQECPLLKPSTQEKLVEQKLQVKKYSVKPSRDLRSKFEQQQEERKEEERRSELLSKQQEAERLQEEKERPPSDPLLGLRVHSWVLVLSGNREVPENFFIDPLSGQSYSTSSENFLGIENIWNHQNYWVNMQDCRFGCAEMTYDLGDAVKWEYMLCGASSQSLLLIPDMEQQDDEEDEETEEPKVFEMPPSWVMKIQISQEDMESRCPGGMKLIQYRKATVEKFAPYLLQDGLVTRLTTYNDLECTRANMVTEWYKHRHDHLERRELNKSTSITIESFTPGRSSALKSHKYVTLVLETERQMEFYSNARADGLASRVETEADMTETFENRPDFLYYRHVVYGGVSDSGKTPKQDQRPIQKVVEKFHRDRSKPASENIAERVFVISEDHIQVTYHLEDNRIIPAWHDFVKPRDTGNSQTLYAFTPEMVSSFQVNPLEKPYKNLFLYETLMALMEEERRVITNIRDSKKEIRDILDVRQQEESAIKLQVSIYDTARNEKARRHREELERLAEEARLSKEDEELDVLAPFLVQLGNPKSLTKQQALQLRTDCLAELKQRLICRANLIQTRFEKETHELQQKQQWYQQNQLAMSKENEEEYSAYCSDAMFRINMLKLRLNRHKDRAPQMYLALDEKLRRDPRLSQHLL; encoded by the exons ATGGAGGTAATACAAGAGGTCAAGTCTGAGACGGAAGAAGCTGAACAGGAGAGGGGGGATATGGATGAGGATAAGGACGAGGGAGAAGAGGACGAAGCCCTGAGGGATTTACGGGAACTGGAGCAGACTCTGAGCGGAATGCACATTGACCCCTCAGCTCCCCACAT GCTGGAGCACAAGCGTGAGGTTGACGTGTCGGAGTGGCCTGCCTCATACAGGGGAAACTCAACTCAGGAGAAGCTGCTAATTGCTATGGCTGAGAACTTCCGTTGCCAGTACGCCCATCTCTATCCCGACCGCAAACAACTTCTACTCTGTCCAGTGAATGAGTGCGGTGTTCAG AAATTTGTGAGCACCACAGTGCGGCCCACACTGCTGCCATACGCCGAGTTCTACCACTGGCAAGGCTGTGCCAGTTTTGTCTCTGACTTTCTGTCCCTGATGCGGTTGGATCCTCCATTTGACCCG CCAAAACAGCTCCGCTCTCCTACTTGTGTGCTGCGGACTCAGAGAGGGACCTGTTTTGATTCCTCCACACTGCTGTGCAGCCTGCTGCTGGGTGCTGGTTACAATGCCTACTGTGTGAGTGGCTACGCTATTAAGGAGATGTGTCTGCTCCAACACGATCGGCAGGAGTGCCCTTTACTTAAACCATCGACCCAG GAAAAGTTAGTGGAGCAGAAGCTGCAAGTTAAGAAATATTCTGTGAAGCCTTCACGAGACCTGCGCAGCAAATTTGAGCAACAACAAGAGGAGAGGAAGGAGGAGGAGCGTCGATCTGAGCTACTCAGCAAACAGCAAGAAGCCGAGAGACTTCAGGAG GAGAAGGAACGTCCTCCTTCAGATCCTCTTCTTGGCCTGAGGGTTCACAGCTGGGTTCTGGTTCTATCAGGGAACAGGGAGGTACCGGAGAACTTCTTCATTGACCCCCTCTCAGGTCAGAGCTACTCCACCTCCAGTGAGAACTTCCTGGGCATTGAGAACATTTGGAACCATCAAAACTACTGGGTCAACATGCAAGACTGTCGCTTCGGCTGTGCg GAGATGACCTATGACCTGGGGGATGCAGTAAAGTGGGAGTACATGCTGTGTGGAGCCAGCAGTCAATCACTGCTTCTTATTCCTGACATGGAGCAGcaagatgatgaggaggat GAGGAAACAGAAGAGCCCAAGGTGTTTGAGATGCCTCCATCCTGGGTCATGAAAATTCAAATCTCCCAAGAAG ATATGGAAAGTCGTTGTCCTGGTGGGATGAAGCTTATCCAGTACAGGAAGGCCACGGTGGAGAAGTTTGCTCCTTATCTCCTGCAGGATGGATTAGTCACAAGACTCACCACTTACAATGACCTGGAAT GTACTCGGGCAAACATGGTTACAGAGTGGTataaacacagacatgatcaCCTGGAGAGGAGAGAACTGAACAAGAGTACCAGCATCACCATCGAGAGTTTTACTCCGGGAAGAAGCTCTGCTTTGAAAT CTCACAAGTATGTGACTCTAGTCCTGGAGACGGAGCGTCAGATGGAGTTCTACAGTAATGCTCGGGCTGATGGCCTGGCCAGCCGTGTGGAGACAGAGGCAGACATGACTGAAACCTTTGAGAACCGGCCTGACTTCCTCTATTACAGACATGTTGTTTATGGCGGGGTCAGTGATTCCGGTAAAACACCCAAACAGGATCAACGACCAATTCAG AAAGTGGTGGAGAAGTTCCACAGGGATCGATCCAAGCCTGCCAGTGAGAATATCGCTGAGCGAGTCTTCGTAATTTCCGAGGATCACATCCAGGTGACGTACCATCTGGAGGACAACAGGATCATTCCTGCCTGGCACGACTTTGTTAAACCTCGCGACACGGGCAACTCGCAGACCCTGTACGCCTTCACACCAGAGATGGTCTCCAGCTTCCAG GTGAACCCACTTGAGAAGCCCTACAAGAACCTTTTCCTGTACGAGACTCTCATGGCACTGATGGAAGAGGAGAGAAGAGTGATTACGAACATCAGAGACTCGAAAAAAGAA ATCAGAGACATCCTTGATGTAAGACAGCAGGAGGAGAGCGCCATTAAGCTTCAGGTCTCCATTTACGACACAGCCAGAAACGAAAAAGCACGCCGCCACAGAGAGGAGCTG GAGCGTCTGGCTGAAGAGGCACGTCTGTCGAAGGAAGATGAAGAGCTTGACGTTTTGGCTCCGTTCCTGGTTCAGCTAGGAAATCCCAAGAGCCTGACTAAGCAGCAGGCGCTGCAGCTCCGCACAGACTGTCTGGCCGAGCTGAAACAGAGACTCATATGCAGAGCCAATCTCATCCAGACTCGATTTGAAAAG GAGACACACGAACTGCAGCAGAAGCAGCAGTGGTACCAGCAGAACCAACTCGCCATGAGTAAAGAGAACGAGGAAGAGTATTCGGCTTACTGCTCAGACGCCATGTTCAGGATAAACATGCTCAAGCTGCGGCTCAATCG GCACAAGGACAGAGCACCACAGATGTATCTGGCACTGGATGAGAAGTTAAGACGAGACCCCAGACTGTCTCAGCACCTCCTGTGA